Proteins from one Mercurialis annua linkage group LG7, ddMerAnnu1.2, whole genome shotgun sequence genomic window:
- the LOC126657596 gene encoding zinc finger BED domain-containing protein RICESLEEPER 4-like, translating into MSLMKAKFDEQNKGSDSGSRKYELELYLSEATVENDDDFNILKWWKLNSRRFPILLRMARYILDVPISTVASESAFSTFSRVLDCFRSSLTPRLVEALVCTQNWLKAEACPLVIEECLDELEPFEQGLPN; encoded by the exons ATGTCCCTTATGAAGGCCAAATTTGATGAGCAGAACAAGGGTAGTGATTCTGGTAGTAGGAAATATGAGCTGGAATTGTACCTAAGTGAGGCTACGGTTGAGAATGATGACGATTTCAATATTTTGAAGTGGTGGAAGCTAAACTCACGGAGATTTCCAATCCTTTTGAGGATGGCTCGATATATTCTTGATGTTCCTATCTCTACTGTTGCATCTGAATCAGCATTTAGTACTTTTAGCAGAGTACTAGATTGCTTTAGGAGTTCTTTAACTCCAAGATTGGTGGAAGCATTGGTGTGCACTCAGAATTGGCTTAAAGCAGAAGCCTGCCCTTTGGTGATTGAAGAGTGCCTCGATGAATTGGAACCCTTTGAGCAAG GGTTGCCGAACTAA
- the LOC126657585 gene encoding protein PSK SIMULATOR 1, producing MGGQCSKNSVVANKRIDEKESTSNSNSIVLDESFSPDEFYDGIPRYPSLKSRSFRSITKVSEVSSRFGRASIEVLDTLGSSMTNLNSSNAFASTAPTKGNELGILAFEVANTIVKGSTLMHSLSKWNIRHLRDAVLPSQGVQNLISKDVDELMTIVEADKREELKIFLGEVVRFGNGCKDPQWHDLDRYFEKISRDLTQRKLKEDPVSMMELLMTFVKHTAELYHELQVLDRIEQQFQRRRQEEGKTAAVQKGVSIATLRTELKSKKSQVRNLKKKSLWSRSLEEVMEKLVDIVNFLLLEIHNTFSGGGIHFSKGGDESIKANNNHWRLGPAGLSLHYANVVMQIDTLVARSGSMPPNTRDSLYQNLPPSIKSALRSKLQSFHVKEEVTVTEIKDEMEKTLQWLVPMSTNTAKAHHGFGWVGEWANSGAEGNRKASASAADINQIETLHHADKDKTEAYILELLLWLHHLAKKSKAVPNSNKVKP from the exons ATGGGAGGACAGTGCTCTAAAAATTCTGTTGTGGCCAATAAAAGAATTGATGAGAAGGAGTCAACAAGTAATAGTAATAGTATTGTTTTGGATGAATCATTTTCACCGGATGAATTTTATGATGGTATTCCTCGCTATCCTTCTCTTAAATCAAGATCTTTCCGCTCTATTACCAAG GTTTCGGAGGTGAGTTCGCGTTTCGGTAGAGCTAGCATTGAGGTGTTGGATACACTTGGGAGTAGCATGACAAATTTGAACTCCAGTAATGCATTTGCATCCACTGCCCCAACTAAAGGCAATGAACTAGGAATCTTAGCTTTTGAGGTAGCAAACACAATTGTTAAGGGCTCCACCCTTATGCATTCGCTTTCAAAATGGAATATACGCCATTTGAGAGACGCGGTGCTTCCCTCCCAAGGAGTGCAAAATCTGATTTCAAAAGATGTCGATGAGCTCATGACCATCGTTGAAGCTGACAAGAG GGAAGAGTTGAAAATTTTCTTAGGAGAAGTTGTTCGTTTTGGAAATGGATGTAAAGATCCTCAATGGCACGACTTGGACCGTTATTTTGAGAA AATCAGCAGAGATCTTACTCAAAGAAAACTGAAGGAAGACCCGGTATCTATGATGGAGCTTCTCATGACTTTTGTTAAGCATACAGCA GAACTGTACCATGAGTTGCAAGTGTTGGACAGAATTGAACAACAGTTTCAGCGTAGACGCCAAGAGGAGGGTAAAACAGCTGCTGTTCAAAAAG GTGTCAGTATTGCAACACTGCGAACAGAGCTTAAAAGCAAGAAAAGTCAAGTTCGGAACCTGAAGAAAAAGTCCCTTTGGTCCAGAAGTTTGGAAGAG GTTATGGAGAAGCTCGTCGATATAGTCAACTTCTTACTCCTGGAGATACACAACACTTTCAGCGGAGGAGGTATTCATTTTTCTAAAG GTGGTGATGAATCAATTAAAGCTAATAACAATCACTGGAGATTGGGACCTGCTGGCCTTTCTTTGCATTATGCAAATGTTGTCATGCAAATTGATACTCTA GTGGCACGATCAGGTAGTATGCCTCCGAATACGAGGGATTCACTGTACCAGAACTTGCCCCCAAGTATAAAATCAGCTCTACGTTCCAAATTACAGTCTTTTCATGTTAAGGAAGAG GTCACCGTTACGGAAATCAAAGATGAGATGGAAAAGACTCTGCAGTGGCTTGTTCCGATGTCGACAAACACAGCTAA AGCTCATCATGGTTTCGGTTGGGTTGGAGAATGGGCGAATTCTGG AGCTGAGGGAAATCGGAAAGCTAGCGCGTCAGCAGCGGATATAAATCAGATAGAGACGCTCCACCATGCGGACAAGGATAAAACTGAAGCATATATTCTGGAACTGTTATTGTGGCTTCACCATCTGGCCAAGAAATCAAAAGCAGTCCCTAATAGTAATAAGGTCAAGCCTTGA